Proteins encoded in a region of the Melissococcus plutonius ATCC 35311 genome:
- a CDS encoding LysM peptidoglycan-binding domain-containing protein → MKSLKTILLGTTLAAGIGLSLGAGNVHADSLYKVQAGDTLSSIAAKNHTNIQEVANKNQISNINMIYEGQQLQIKTADSAVATPKTMQATPIAQPALSTTPMIQKQAPAQTSAPTSDSNSAKEWIAQRESSGSYNATNGKYIGRYQLDASYLKGDYSPANQEKVAENYVSERYGSWEQAKTFWMNNGWY, encoded by the coding sequence ATGAAATCACTAAAAACAATTTTATTAGGAACTACGCTAGCAGCAGGGATCGGATTAAGTCTTGGAGCAGGAAATGTTCATGCAGACAGTTTATATAAAGTACAAGCAGGAGATACATTATCAAGTATTGCTGCAAAAAACCATACAAACATACAAGAGGTTGCAAACAAAAATCAAATTTCAAATATAAATATGATTTATGAAGGCCAACAATTACAAATTAAAACGGCAGATTCAGCTGTAGCTACACCAAAAACTATGCAGGCAACACCGATTGCTCAACCAGCACTAAGTACAACACCAATGATACAAAAACAAGCACCAGCTCAAACAAGTGCGCCAACAAGCGATTCAAATTCAGCAAAAGAATGGATTGCACAAAGAGAATCAAGTGGCTCATACAATGCAACAAATGGGAAATACATAGGTCGATATCAATTAGATGCTTCATACTTAAAAGGTGATTATTCACCTGCAAACCAAGAAAAAGTTGCTGAAAACTATGTTTCAGAACGTTATGGTTCTTGGGAACAAGCAAAAACTTTCTGGATGAATAATGGTTGGTACTAG
- a CDS encoding KGG domain-containing protein — protein MNNKKMTRAQAGHKGGEKTAQTHNKEFYEENGKKGGEKTAQTHNKEFYSEIGRKGGKNSHKND, from the coding sequence ATGAATAATAAAAAAATGACTCGTGCCCAAGCAGGCCACAAAGGTGGAGAAAAAACTGCTCAAACACACAACAAAGAATTTTATGAAGAAAACGGAAAAAAGGGCGGAGAGAAAACCGCCCAAACACATAACAAAGAATTTTATTCAGAAATTGGTAGAAAAGGTGGAAAAAATTCTCACAAGAATGATTAA